In one Sphingomonas sanguinis genomic region, the following are encoded:
- a CDS encoding glycosyltransferase family 32 protein — MIPKRLHVIWVGDESKRPDNCIDTWRTMHPDWEFRLWGNDDFAATQWVNQAHMDAMWGRELNGVADMMRWEILYHHGGVLVDADSICVRPLDDHLLECEAFASWESEVARPGLIAAGYFGAEVENPFVGQIIKDIAAEASVIDRMAWQSVGPQRVTDAYRAYGYNRMRIYPSHYFIPEHFTGIAYDGPDPIYAHQLWGSTRGAYDVIHQHALVSTKASAAAPAPVMQPVAPLAEQDPDLEHGLFHRVWFGDTPIPSHYEAYWEAWQRQFPDARFITWTDADLPTLTISREKIESVSVMPMRADIARYEILYRFGGICLDCDVMPYQHFDVAEMSRMLTVCNEDASTDYCSIGFIGAPKGHAIFRELLDHIMSHDLDETRTNVSTGPWLFGAFLKRHAHRRLGTEAFYPYLYDQPLASVRHRTLEGTLGIHIWGGSWLPAQVRKDKAMDLLRKGDLEEPAAILAGYDDEWSQDIGVLIAGMRENRTNSVAIASVLNSNMSIDAEDHMAFEFAKVVAWLLDQDADRMVWQIGAADGMLVDPLRPVMINYDPPAVLLEPNPYMFAALERGYRKNRNAMLLPFAYGIEGGELVLNAINPGKVTELGLPRWVIGLSSIYDDKNAIGGKTVDEATKLQIQSCIEKIAVPVVTYQDVLAKTGGRAADILVVDAEGMDKAIILDILARGALPMVIHFEIQCLEAEEQHALLTALESDYVILRFGNDMTAYRSDVIAEYARTLYIEHGMPTIYRNGLRMLNGL, encoded by the coding sequence ATGATCCCCAAGCGTTTGCACGTCATCTGGGTCGGCGACGAATCCAAGCGACCGGACAATTGCATCGACACCTGGCGCACGATGCACCCGGACTGGGAGTTCCGGCTGTGGGGCAATGACGACTTCGCCGCCACCCAATGGGTCAACCAGGCCCATATGGACGCGATGTGGGGACGCGAGTTGAACGGCGTCGCCGACATGATGCGCTGGGAAATCCTGTATCACCATGGCGGCGTGCTGGTCGATGCCGACAGCATCTGCGTCCGCCCGCTGGACGATCACCTCCTAGAATGCGAGGCCTTTGCCAGTTGGGAAAGCGAGGTGGCGCGTCCCGGCCTGATCGCGGCGGGCTATTTCGGAGCCGAGGTCGAAAATCCGTTCGTCGGACAGATCATCAAGGACATCGCCGCCGAGGCCAGTGTCATCGACCGGATGGCATGGCAGAGTGTCGGGCCGCAGCGCGTGACCGATGCCTATCGCGCCTATGGCTATAATCGGATGCGCATCTATCCCAGCCATTATTTCATTCCCGAGCATTTCACTGGCATCGCTTATGACGGCCCCGATCCCATCTATGCGCACCAGCTCTGGGGATCGACGCGCGGTGCCTATGATGTCATCCACCAACACGCGCTCGTCAGCACCAAGGCGTCCGCTGCTGCTCCTGCTCCCGTCATGCAGCCGGTTGCCCCCTTGGCGGAACAGGACCCCGATCTGGAGCATGGCCTGTTTCACCGTGTCTGGTTCGGCGACACGCCGATCCCGTCGCATTACGAGGCCTATTGGGAGGCATGGCAACGGCAATTCCCGGACGCGCGCTTCATCACCTGGACCGATGCCGATCTGCCGACGCTGACCATCTCGCGCGAGAAGATCGAGTCCGTCTCGGTCATGCCGATGCGCGCCGATATCGCGCGCTATGAAATCCTTTATCGCTTCGGCGGCATTTGCCTCGACTGCGACGTCATGCCGTATCAGCATTTCGATGTCGCCGAGATGTCCCGCATGTTGACCGTCTGCAACGAGGACGCCTCCACCGATTATTGCTCGATCGGCTTCATCGGCGCGCCGAAGGGGCACGCGATCTTTCGCGAATTGCTCGACCATATCATGAGCCACGACCTGGACGAGACACGTACCAACGTGTCGACCGGACCATGGCTGTTCGGCGCATTCCTGAAGCGGCACGCGCATCGTCGGCTCGGCACCGAGGCATTCTACCCCTATCTCTATGACCAGCCGCTGGCCTCGGTACGCCACCGGACATTGGAAGGCACCTTGGGCATCCACATCTGGGGCGGCTCATGGCTGCCCGCGCAGGTCCGCAAGGACAAGGCGATGGACCTGCTCCGCAAGGGTGATCTGGAAGAACCCGCCGCCATTCTGGCGGGGTATGACGATGAATGGTCGCAGGATATCGGTGTCTTGATCGCCGGGATGCGGGAGAACCGCACCAACAGCGTCGCCATCGCATCGGTGCTGAACTCCAATATGTCGATCGACGCGGAGGACCATATGGCGTTCGAGTTCGCCAAGGTCGTCGCCTGGCTGCTCGATCAGGACGCCGACCGGATGGTGTGGCAGATCGGCGCGGCCGACGGGATGCTGGTCGATCCGCTCCGCCCGGTGATGATCAACTATGATCCGCCCGCCGTCCTGCTGGAGCCGAACCCGTATATGTTCGCGGCGCTGGAGCGGGGCTATCGCAAGAACCGCAACGCGATGCTGCTGCCCTTCGCCTATGGGATCGAGGGCGGGGAACTCGTCCTCAACGCGATCAATCCGGGCAAGGTGACCGAACTGGGCCTGCCGCGCTGGGTGATCGGCCTGTCCTCGATCTACGACGACAAGAACGCGATCGGCGGCAAGACGGTCGACGAGGCGACGAAGCTGCAGATCCAGTCGTGCATCGAAAAGATCGCGGTGCCGGTCGTCACCTATCAGGACGTACTGGCCAAGACCGGCGGACGCGCGGCGGACATCCTCGTCGTCGATGCCGAGGGCATGGACAAGGCGATCATCCTCGACATCCTCGCCCGTGGCGCGCTGCCGATGGTCATCCATTTCGAAATCCAGTGCCTCGAAGCCGAGGAGCAGCACGCGCTGCTCACGGCGCTGGAGAGCGACTATGTGATCCTGCGCTTCGGTAACGACATGACCGCCTACCGCTCCGACGTGATCGCGGAATATGCGCGGACGCTGTATATCGAGCATGGCATGCCGACGATCTACCGCAACGGCCTGAGGATGCTGAACGGGCTGTAA
- a CDS encoding ethanolamine ammonia-lyase subunit EutB: MRLAIDLGGTRYRFRDLAALLAAASPLRSGDVLAGIAARDATERVAARHILADLPLRDVLNAVTVPYEADEVTRAILDAHDAQAFAPIAHMTIGQWREWLLADETDGAAIAAVSPGLTSEMVAAVSKLCRNQDLIAIAAKIRVVTRFRTTMGLPGTLGVRLQPNHPTDDPAGIAASTLDGLLMGCGDAMIGINPARDNLAGTVELLHLLDALRRSYDIPTQSCVLTHVTTSIAAIERGAPVDLMFQSIAGSQGANAGFGVTLSLLAEARDAAQSLNRGTIGDQLMYFETGQGSALSAEAHHGVDQQTMEVRAYGVARLFDPFLVNSVVGFIGPEYLYDGKQIIRAGLEDHCCGKLLGLPMGVDVCYTNHAQADQDDMDTLLTLLGVAGVNFVMGVPGSDDVMLNYQSTSFHDALYVRHLLNRTPAPEFAAWGQAMGLADASGAPTIRTLEDGARRLALDRALPAPGAGHA; the protein is encoded by the coding sequence ATGCGGCTGGCGATCGATCTGGGCGGTACACGCTATCGGTTCCGCGATCTGGCCGCCCTGCTCGCCGCCGCCTCGCCATTGCGGTCGGGCGACGTGCTGGCGGGGATCGCCGCGCGCGACGCCACCGAGCGGGTGGCCGCCCGCCATATCCTCGCCGATCTGCCGCTGCGCGATGTGCTGAACGCGGTGACCGTCCCCTATGAGGCGGACGAGGTCACGCGCGCCATCCTCGACGCGCATGATGCGCAGGCCTTCGCGCCGATCGCGCATATGACGATCGGGCAATGGCGCGAATGGCTGTTGGCGGACGAGACCGACGGCGCGGCGATCGCGGCGGTGTCGCCCGGCCTCACCTCGGAGATGGTCGCGGCGGTTTCCAAGCTGTGCCGCAACCAGGACCTGATCGCGATCGCGGCCAAGATCCGCGTCGTCACCCGCTTTCGCACCACCATGGGCCTGCCGGGCACGCTGGGCGTGCGGTTGCAGCCCAATCACCCGACCGACGATCCGGCGGGGATCGCCGCCTCGACGCTGGACGGGCTGTTGATGGGATGCGGCGATGCGATGATCGGCATCAACCCGGCGCGCGACAATCTGGCGGGCACGGTCGAGCTGCTCCACCTGCTCGACGCGCTGCGCCGATCCTATGACATTCCGACGCAAAGCTGCGTCCTGACCCATGTCACGACCAGCATCGCCGCGATCGAACGCGGCGCGCCGGTCGACCTGATGTTCCAGTCGATCGCGGGGTCGCAGGGCGCCAATGCCGGGTTCGGCGTCACCCTGTCGCTGCTGGCCGAGGCGCGGGATGCCGCGCAGTCGCTGAACCGCGGCACGATCGGCGACCAGCTGATGTATTTCGAGACCGGCCAGGGTTCGGCCCTGTCGGCCGAGGCGCATCACGGCGTCGACCAGCAGACCATGGAAGTCCGCGCCTATGGCGTCGCCCGGCTCTTCGATCCCTTTCTGGTCAATAGCGTCGTCGGCTTTATCGGGCCGGAATATCTTTACGACGGCAAGCAGATCATCCGCGCAGGGCTTGAGGATCATTGCTGCGGCAAGCTGCTCGGTCTGCCGATGGGGGTCGATGTCTGCTACACCAACCATGCGCAGGCGGATCAGGACGATATGGACACGCTGCTGACCCTGCTGGGCGTGGCGGGCGTCAATTTCGTGATGGGCGTGCCCGGATCGGACGACGTCATGCTGAACTATCAATCGACCAGCTTTCACGACGCGCTCTATGTGCGCCATCTCCTGAACCGCACGCCCGCCCCCGAATTCGCCGCCTGGGGACAGGCGATGGGGCTGGCGGACGCGAGCGGCGCGCCGACGATCCGCACGCTGGAGGACGGCGCGCGGCGGCTGGCGCTGGACCGGGCCTTGCCCGCCCCCGGAGCCGGACACGCATGA
- a CDS encoding TonB-dependent receptor, which yields MTMFSRAHRARLLCCASGLLLTAVPAHAKDATSSDGTNSTAPQSDVVVTAERLATARKEQSPAVVDSIVYDDVETIAADGNIAEQLRLLPGISTIDEGDAPRFVTIRGISPDLNQTTIDGITLASIGNDGEGSRMINLQIIPSELSQRTDVYKTFTAEQDGGAIGGIVDIVTRSPLDLKRRYTLLDGYGSYQSFRGPDGRNTIGGSAQHWGGGAKGVFADRFGAQGQFGILLSARYQSRTRNSAKWWQPVKNYFDTRGRLLAGPDAGNWDGRAVPGDHSYGSYTNRLRTAGSSGKLEWQASDRIRASLLGFGYRLWESSTMNKNDYYTRSTIVARTATGGRSQVNSIYSRYRYDTWDKKTYGGIASVGWRGDASHLDVRGGYTRAIYDNVQPYVGVRTYPARLFLDWEDGSDATGGIPRVTGISDPNAPFSSVYKLSTANITERSAREGLADLRVDYAWNTEANDRGFGLATGVEFRRLDLSRDLNVNTYRLGRVMTDYMVDPGYLPVGSAMSFPWIDYNRARGSLWQQIGLDARATAYQAAASDYRYVERLWTPYLSLHHASDATRLVAGLRYDHIGFDAYQPVIRSGVVAPGQTVKQGGYAYLLPSFAADHDLADGTKLRFAYSRTLGRPTPGDIAQPETISCGVEDEEAGGPDCSIRRGNPNLRPRRADNLDVGAEYYFGTHGVIGVAAFAKWIKDDIYVLRSLQEVDGTTYAVREPTNAERSRLYGIEFQIAERNVDVLGRKVDPFFNVTLLDGQMHVTGEETGTRTVDRLMYQPRVTVGAGATVRLPEIAGAFRATVSHRSDSLTALGVTPKDDTGRAPLTVVNAALWHKVLPHVTFKYEINNLFDDQPNFLVGNRLQYVNEIDDYGRAAFFHIVLN from the coding sequence ATGACGATGTTTTCGCGCGCCCACCGGGCGCGCCTGTTGTGCTGCGCGTCCGGCCTGTTGCTGACGGCGGTCCCGGCTCATGCGAAGGACGCGACCTCATCCGACGGGACGAACTCGACCGCCCCGCAGTCGGACGTCGTCGTCACCGCGGAGCGCCTGGCGACCGCCCGGAAGGAACAGTCGCCCGCCGTGGTCGACAGCATCGTCTATGACGACGTCGAGACGATCGCGGCGGACGGCAACATCGCCGAGCAGCTACGGCTGCTGCCCGGTATCAGCACGATCGACGAGGGCGATGCGCCGCGTTTCGTGACGATCCGCGGCATCTCGCCCGATCTCAACCAGACGACGATCGACGGCATCACCCTCGCCTCGATCGGCAATGACGGCGAGGGATCGCGGATGATCAATCTGCAGATCATCCCGTCCGAACTGTCGCAGCGCACCGACGTCTACAAGACCTTCACCGCCGAACAGGATGGCGGCGCGATCGGCGGCATCGTCGACATCGTGACGCGCAGCCCCCTCGACCTGAAGCGCCGCTATACCCTGCTCGACGGCTATGGCAGCTATCAGTCGTTCCGCGGCCCCGACGGACGCAACACGATCGGTGGCAGCGCGCAGCATTGGGGCGGCGGGGCCAAGGGCGTATTCGCCGACCGTTTCGGCGCGCAAGGCCAGTTCGGCATCCTGCTGTCGGCCCGTTACCAGAGCCGCACGCGCAACTCCGCCAAATGGTGGCAGCCGGTGAAGAATTATTTCGACACCAGGGGCAGGCTGCTTGCCGGTCCCGACGCGGGCAACTGGGATGGTCGCGCGGTGCCGGGCGACCATAGCTATGGCAGCTACACCAACCGGCTGCGCACCGCGGGCAGCAGCGGCAAGCTGGAATGGCAGGCGAGCGACCGCATCCGCGCCTCGCTGCTCGGCTTCGGTTATCGTCTGTGGGAATCCTCGACGATGAACAAGAACGACTATTATACGCGCAGCACCATCGTCGCGCGCACGGCGACCGGCGGCCGGTCGCAGGTCAACAGCATCTATTCGCGCTACCGCTACGACACCTGGGACAAGAAGACCTATGGCGGCATCGCCTCGGTCGGCTGGCGCGGCGACGCCTCGCATCTCGACGTGCGCGGCGGCTATACCCGCGCGATCTACGACAATGTGCAGCCCTATGTCGGCGTGCGCACCTATCCGGCGCGCCTGTTCCTCGACTGGGAGGACGGCAGCGATGCGACCGGCGGCATCCCGCGCGTGACCGGGATCAGCGACCCCAATGCGCCCTTCTCGTCGGTCTACAAGCTCAGCACCGCGAACATCACCGAACGATCCGCGCGCGAGGGGCTGGCCGATCTGCGCGTCGACTATGCCTGGAACACCGAAGCGAACGACCGTGGTTTCGGACTGGCCACGGGTGTCGAGTTCCGCCGCCTCGACCTGTCACGCGACCTGAACGTCAATACGTACCGGCTGGGGCGGGTGATGACGGATTATATGGTCGATCCCGGCTATCTGCCGGTCGGGTCGGCCATGTCCTTCCCATGGATCGACTATAACCGCGCCAGGGGCAGCCTGTGGCAGCAGATCGGGCTGGACGCGCGCGCGACCGCCTATCAGGCGGCGGCCAGCGACTATCGCTATGTCGAGCGGCTGTGGACGCCCTATCTGTCGCTCCACCATGCCAGCGACGCGACGCGGTTGGTGGCCGGGCTTCGCTACGACCATATCGGGTTCGACGCCTATCAGCCGGTGATCCGCAGCGGCGTGGTGGCGCCGGGGCAGACGGTGAAGCAGGGCGGCTATGCCTATCTCCTCCCCTCGTTCGCGGCCGATCATGATCTGGCCGACGGCACCAAGCTGCGCTTCGCCTATAGCCGCACGCTGGGCCGCCCGACGCCGGGCGACATCGCCCAGCCCGAGACGATCAGCTGCGGCGTGGAGGACGAGGAGGCGGGCGGTCCCGACTGCTCGATCCGGCGCGGCAACCCAAATCTGAGGCCGCGCCGCGCCGACAATCTCGACGTCGGTGCCGAATATTATTTCGGCACGCATGGCGTGATCGGCGTCGCCGCCTTTGCCAAGTGGATCAAGGACGACATCTATGTCCTGCGCTCGCTGCAGGAGGTGGACGGCACCACCTATGCGGTGCGCGAGCCGACCAATGCCGAACGCTCGCGTTTGTACGGGATCGAGTTCCAGATCGCCGAGCGCAATGTCGACGTGCTGGGTCGCAAGGTCGATCCTTTCTTCAACGTGACGCTGCTCGACGGCCAGATGCATGTCACCGGCGAGGAAACCGGCACGCGCACGGTCGACCGGCTGATGTACCAGCCGCGCGTGACGGTCGGTGCCGGGGCGACGGTGCGTCTGCCCGAGATCGCGGGTGCGTTCCGGGCGACGGTCAGCCACCGTTCGGACTCGCTGACCGCGCTGGGCGTCACGCCCAAGGACGATACCGGCCGGGCGCCCCTGACCGTCGTCAACGCCGCGCTGTGGCACAAGGTCTTGCCGCACGTGACCTTCAAGTACGAGATCAACAACCTGTTTGACGACCAGCCCAATTTCCTGGTCGGCAACCGTCTTCAATATGTCAACGAAATCGACGATTATGGTCGCGCCGCCTTCTTCCACATCGTGCTGAACTGA
- a CDS encoding alkaline phosphatase D family protein encodes MDRRHLLAAFPMLWMAARAGALPAGPRNLIDAPGFLTTPFTLGVASGDPDADGFVAWTRIVPEPAQPDGGMVAAPVRVGWEVARDPDFRQIVRQGDTIAHPELAHAVHVEVTGLEPARPYWYRFTCGGHRSPAGRSATLPLPQARLDRLRFAVAGCQHYEEGLYTAWRKISEEPIDFVFHYGDYIYEGPDRGPAARRIGSRVVTPIRRHTHGEIQSITDYRLRYGLYKADADLQAAHAAAPWFVSFDDHEVDNNWAGDHDQDGTPPELFLMRRAMAMQAYYEHMPLRRRSMPVGAQMRMYRDARFGDLMQGFFLDTRQYRSDQAYGDDDVAQGPDVYAPDRTMLGDAQEGWLFDGLTRSTARWNLVAQQVRLMNMHYARPGKDVPVASMDQWSGYMHSQRRLLGHIANHCPGNVMTVSGDAHRHYAGDLIHDQRGTIVSSEFLATSITSGADGVGDDDAFTRSAKAHTPELMAMTDRRGYVLCDVGRDSFRGDLKILDTVAVPDGRLSTYASFVSERGKPGLHRA; translated from the coding sequence ATGGATCGCCGTCACCTGCTCGCCGCCTTTCCGATGCTGTGGATGGCGGCGCGCGCCGGCGCGCTGCCGGCCGGTCCGCGCAACCTGATCGACGCGCCGGGCTTCCTCACCACGCCGTTCACGCTCGGCGTCGCGTCCGGCGATCCCGATGCGGACGGCTTCGTCGCCTGGACGCGGATCGTCCCCGAACCGGCACAACCCGATGGCGGCATGGTCGCAGCACCCGTGCGCGTCGGCTGGGAGGTGGCGCGCGATCCCGACTTCCGCCAGATCGTCCGCCAGGGCGACACGATCGCCCATCCCGAGCTGGCCCATGCGGTGCATGTTGAAGTGACCGGCCTCGAACCGGCGCGGCCCTATTGGTATCGCTTCACCTGCGGCGGCCATCGCAGCCCGGCGGGGCGCAGCGCCACGCTGCCTCTGCCGCAGGCGCGGCTCGACCGGCTGCGCTTCGCGGTCGCGGGCTGCCAGCATTATGAGGAAGGGCTCTACACCGCCTGGCGGAAGATATCCGAAGAGCCGATCGACTTCGTCTTCCATTATGGCGACTATATCTATGAAGGCCCCGATCGCGGCCCCGCCGCGCGCCGCATCGGTAGCCGGGTGGTGACGCCGATCCGCCGCCACACGCATGGCGAGATCCAGTCGATCACCGATTATCGCCTGCGCTACGGCCTCTACAAGGCGGACGCCGACCTGCAGGCCGCGCATGCCGCCGCACCGTGGTTCGTCAGCTTCGACGATCATGAGGTCGACAACAATTGGGCGGGCGACCACGACCAGGACGGCACCCCGCCCGAGCTGTTCCTGATGCGCCGGGCGATGGCGATGCAGGCCTATTACGAGCATATGCCGCTGCGCCGGCGCTCGATGCCGGTGGGCGCGCAGATGCGCATGTATCGCGACGCGCGCTTCGGCGACCTGATGCAGGGCTTCTTCCTCGACACCCGCCAGTATCGCTCGGACCAAGCCTATGGCGACGATGACGTGGCGCAGGGGCCGGACGTCTATGCGCCCGATCGCACGATGCTGGGCGACGCGCAGGAGGGGTGGCTGTTCGACGGCCTGACGCGCTCGACCGCGCGCTGGAATCTCGTCGCCCAGCAGGTGCGGCTGATGAACATGCATTATGCCAGGCCGGGCAAGGACGTTCCCGTCGCTTCGATGGACCAATGGTCGGGCTATATGCACAGCCAGCGCCGCCTGCTCGGCCACATCGCCAATCATTGTCCGGGCAATGTGATGACGGTCAGCGGCGACGCGCACCGCCATTATGCTGGCGATCTGATCCACGACCAGCGCGGGACGATCGTGTCGAGCGAGTTCCTCGCGACCTCGATCACCTCGGGCGCGGACGGCGTCGGCGATGACGACGCCTTCACCCGCTCGGCCAAGGCGCACACGCCCGAGCTGATGGCGATGACCGACCGGCGCGGCTATGTGCTGTGCGACGTGGGCCGCGACAGCTTTCGCGGCGACCTGAAGATACTCGATACTGTTGCCGTACCCGACGGACGCCTGTCGACCTATGCCAGCTTCGTGTCCGAACGCGGAAAGCCGGGACTGCACCGGGCCTAG
- a CDS encoding proline iminopeptidase-family hydrolase, translating to MTTVPEITRITLASGHKVTGYSYGDGPEAVMLANGGPGLPSLYLRDPHARLTDAGYRVVTWDQLGCGASDRPEDPALWTLERYVEEAEAVRATFDVERVHFLGHSWGTWLGTEYALTHPDRIASLILADGACDIPHLVDELKRLKLGLGHETVTMMAAHEAAGTMEHPEYQAAITILNYRHVCRLKDWPAPLTQALADWNMGPYHTMQGPNEFTFTGNMTDWNRIPAMHRITAPALVLTGAHDELTPACSEKMHRAMPDSRIHVFPNSSHMPFYEEPDAYFAVLTGFLDQVTGRR from the coding sequence ATGACGACGGTGCCCGAGATCACCCGCATCACGCTGGCGAGCGGCCATAAAGTCACCGGCTATTCCTATGGCGATGGCCCGGAGGCGGTGATGCTGGCCAATGGTGGCCCCGGCCTGCCCAGCCTGTATCTGCGCGATCCCCATGCCCGGCTGACCGACGCCGGATACCGCGTCGTGACCTGGGATCAGCTGGGCTGCGGCGCGTCCGACCGCCCCGAGGACCCCGCGCTCTGGACGCTCGAACGCTATGTCGAGGAGGCCGAGGCCGTCCGCGCGACCTTCGACGTCGAGCGGGTGCATTTCCTGGGCCATAGCTGGGGGACATGGCTGGGCACCGAATATGCCCTGACCCATCCCGACCGTATCGCCAGCCTGATCTTGGCTGACGGCGCCTGCGACATTCCCCATCTGGTCGACGAGCTGAAGCGGCTGAAGCTGGGTCTGGGCCATGAAACGGTGACGATGATGGCCGCGCACGAGGCGGCTGGCACCATGGAACATCCGGAATATCAGGCGGCGATCACCATCCTGAACTATCGCCATGTCTGCCGCCTGAAGGACTGGCCCGCGCCGTTGACCCAGGCGCTCGCCGACTGGAATATGGGCCCCTATCACACGATGCAGGGGCCGAACGAGTTCACCTTCACCGGCAATATGACCGACTGGAACCGCATTCCCGCCATGCACAGGATCACCGCGCCCGCGCTGGTGTTGACCGGCGCGCATGACGAGCTGACGCCCGCCTGTTCGGAAAAGATGCATCGCGCCATGCCCGATTCGCGCATCCATGTCTTTCCCAACAGCTCGCACATGCCCTTTTACGAAGAGCCGGACGCCTATTTCGCGGTGCTGACCGGGTTTCTCGACCAGGTGACGGGGCGGCGCTGA
- a CDS encoding MFS transporter, which produces MSQSQDRLRLPPALMGLANMTYGLYGAMALMTVPQRLAAAGVSQFTISSITAAALIPTFAGFLVAPILDVRFARRTYTIVFGVLTALLAYASLSQIDRLEWLAPLLILGFLCAALYYNALGGWLGVVVPPGQEGRLAAGFTVGNVGGFGVGAILFILFLHHLPAGLSALACALLILVPLILLAFIPAPLAERRGAKESFRTLARDLGALIRRPVVLRTLALFCLPASSFALTNTLGGLGARFGASETFVAAMAGLGVTAAGIVGTLFVPALVKRIEPLILYLAIGTLGACFTLSLIALPRTPIVFAVALFGQNIFQAAAFAVETTIVFRSIGQDNPLAATQFAFLQAATCLPIAYMQAVDGDAFDRGGLDLMLATDAGASLAACSVIALVALGWVWRRRATRMSAMGPAVEGGAI; this is translated from the coding sequence ATGTCGCAAAGCCAGGATCGCCTTCGCCTGCCGCCCGCGCTAATGGGCCTGGCGAACATGACCTATGGCCTGTACGGCGCGATGGCGCTGATGACGGTGCCGCAGCGGCTGGCGGCGGCGGGCGTGTCGCAATTCACCATTTCCTCGATCACCGCCGCCGCGCTGATCCCGACCTTTGCCGGTTTCCTAGTCGCGCCGATCCTGGACGTGCGTTTCGCGCGGCGGACCTACACCATCGTCTTCGGCGTGCTAACCGCGCTGCTGGCCTATGCGAGTCTCAGCCAGATCGACCGGCTGGAATGGCTGGCCCCGCTCCTGATCCTGGGGTTCCTCTGCGCCGCGCTCTATTACAACGCGCTGGGTGGATGGCTGGGGGTGGTCGTGCCGCCGGGGCAGGAAGGGCGGCTGGCGGCTGGCTTCACGGTCGGCAATGTCGGCGGCTTCGGCGTCGGCGCGATCCTGTTCATCCTGTTCCTGCATCACCTGCCCGCAGGGCTGTCGGCGCTGGCCTGCGCGCTGCTGATCCTCGTGCCCCTTATCCTGCTGGCCTTCATTCCCGCGCCGCTGGCCGAGCGGCGCGGCGCCAAGGAGAGTTTCCGGACGCTGGCCCGCGATCTCGGCGCGCTGATCCGCCGCCCGGTGGTGCTGCGCACGCTGGCGCTGTTCTGCCTGCCCGCTTCGTCCTTCGCGCTGACGAACACGCTGGGCGGGCTGGGCGCGCGGTTCGGGGCGTCGGAGACGTTCGTGGCGGCAATGGCGGGACTGGGCGTGACGGCGGCGGGGATCGTCGGCACGTTGTTCGTGCCCGCGCTGGTCAAGCGGATCGAGCCGCTGATTCTCTATCTCGCCATCGGCACATTGGGGGCGTGCTTCACCCTGTCGCTGATCGCCCTGCCCCGCACGCCGATCGTCTTCGCCGTCGCGCTGTTCGGACAGAATATCTTCCAGGCGGCGGCCTTCGCGGTGGAGACGACCATCGTCTTCCGCAGCATCGGCCAGGACAATCCGCTCGCCGCCACGCAGTTCGCCTTTCTCCAGGCCGCGACCTGCTTGCCCATCGCCTATATGCAGGCGGTCGACGGCGATGCGTTCGACCGGGGCGGACTGGACCTGATGCTGGCGACCGATGCGGGGGCGTCGCTCGCCGCCTGTTCGGTGATCGCGCTGGTCGCGCTGGGCTGGGTATGGCGGCGGCGCGCGACGCGGATGTCCGCGATGGGGCCAGCCGTTGAAGGAGGAGCGATATGA
- the eutC gene encoding ethanolamine ammonia-lyase subunit EutC: MSDERDPMAWVRRATQARIGLGRAGRGLPTAAMLSFQLDHARACDAVHGALDAERLAAALWAPALRVDSRAADRATYLTRPDLGRRLAPEGAATLEAACAGGYDLAILLADGLSAAAVQAHGTALANRIVAALPDWRIAPPIIAHQARVALGDEAGAALGAAMILVLIGERPGLTSPDSLGVYLTAAPRVGRLDSERNCVSNIRPPHGLSYEAATDTLLWLMRQARLGGGTGVHLKDLRDPGSAPAALPDPRSREDDGRSH; the protein is encoded by the coding sequence ATGAGCGACGAACGCGATCCGATGGCCTGGGTGCGGCGGGCGACCCAGGCGCGGATCGGGCTGGGCCGGGCGGGACGTGGCCTGCCGACCGCTGCGATGCTGTCCTTCCAGCTCGACCATGCCCGTGCCTGCGATGCGGTGCACGGCGCGCTCGATGCGGAGCGGCTGGCGGCGGCCCTCTGGGCGCCCGCGCTGCGCGTCGACAGCCGGGCGGCCGACCGCGCGACCTATCTGACCCGGCCCGATCTCGGGCGGCGGCTCGCTCCCGAAGGGGCAGCGACCCTGGAGGCGGCGTGTGCGGGAGGATACGACCTGGCCATCCTGCTGGCGGACGGCCTGTCCGCGGCGGCGGTGCAGGCGCATGGCACGGCTCTGGCCAACCGGATCGTCGCCGCGCTGCCCGACTGGCGGATCGCGCCGCCGATCATCGCGCATCAGGCGCGGGTGGCGCTGGGCGACGAAGCGGGCGCGGCGCTCGGCGCGGCGATGATACTGGTCCTGATCGGCGAACGGCCGGGGCTGACCTCGCCGGACAGCCTGGGCGTCTATCTGACCGCCGCCCCGCGCGTCGGGCGGCTGGACAGCGAGCGCAACTGCGTCTCCAACATCCGCCCGCCGCACGGCCTGTCCTATGAGGCGGCGACCGACACGCTCTTGTGGCTGATGCGCCAGGCGCGGCTCGGCGGCGGCACCGGCGTCCACCTGAAGGATTTGCGTGATCCCGGCAGCGCCCCGGCAGCGCTGCCGGACCCAAGGTCACGCGAAGACGACGGAAGATCGCATTGA